CCCTCAGGCAGTGGCACAGGTGAGTGAACGTACTGTGAGGCTGAAGCAGGTGTGAGTTTACTCTCATTCGTATGGGGTTCACATGCATTGCGACATGGTGTTAACTTCACCCAAATGTGTTACAACAAGTAGCAACGTCAACTCATAACCACTCAGCTTTGGTTCTTATTCCACCTTGGTGCCTAGAACTATAAAATAATGAGCTTATCATAATCattactggggggggggggggaataaaatTACAAACCTCTACGACAAGTTTTTGTCTTAAAAATGCAAATCTCCACCACTGTAAAGAAGAGTAGATGCTGCTGCAGCGTTTATTGATCTATATGTGCATGCTGAAAATATGGgaacttatttatatattttttactttattattattcagtattttttattttgtatttaaatttccTTCTAtccgtgtttttttttttttaaatcttaattttcTATTTTCACTTTGTGCTACatttattgtatgaaaggtgctctacaaataaagaatattattattattattatcatgccttaccatatattatatattatatattagttgTTTGACTGACTTGTCCCGGTGACCCCTCTCTCCAGGCTGTTATCCAGAACCCCTTCAGTAATGGGGGCAGTCCTGGGGGGGAGACTGTGGGAGGAGAGACACGTTTCGCTTATTTCCCAGCCACCACAGTCGGCGACGGGACAGCAGTGTCCGTGCAGGCCACCGCCGACCCAACGATCGCACAGGCAGGAGGTGAGGAACCAGCAGTGGCTCCGCTGCTAAAGTGACACcttgttttacaaaatgaatatttatgtgtgtgtccacaggttttgttttctgaatcaatttacattttgaaattatTCAATTGGGGCTTCTAATGAGGATTGATGTTTCTCATCTTTGCGCTtccattatttatattttacttccGTCCTATGACTCTAACAACATACGACAGCACATTAAGGCCGTTTTtaggttaaaataataataataataataataattacagagctgcaggaggaagatgatATTCCTAAAAATAGAATATTCTCTGGGATTATAAAGTCATTAATTTAGGAGAAAGAACTCCACACCACATCGCTTCACTTTGCaggttggatcaacctcatcacaTCCCAGGCGTTGCCTATGTCTGCGTTTAATGACCAAATCAAATGATACTTTCCGATGGGATTCAGCAATAAGGAAATACTTGTGATTTTAGCCTAGAATCACATTATCATAAGTTTCCGGGACTTTGAAGAGACATTGGGTGAATTGGGCcttttcagaagaaaacaacacatccCAGGTTCCATAGTGTAGCACCTCCTCTAATGTGCGCGCATGACATTTCCTGTTTACCGTCTGTGGAGTGATGAGGTCGATCCAACCTTACAAAGTGAAGCGATGTGGTTCctcgacaaaaaaaaaaagacaatttgttTCTCATATTGTGACTTTAACCTCAGAAGAATTCTTAGTTTTTCCTTGGATTATTAACCCGGATCCGTATTTATTAAAGATTTGACCTACAGCGACCCCAATACACCACCGTTCAAAGATTCCAACAATTTATATTTCAATCATCACTTGAGGAGAACTTTAATTTTTGgtcatttgtcttttaaaatcCAGGCCAGTTTTACGTGATGATGAGCCCCCCCGAGGTGCTACAGACGGCGGCCCCTCGTACCATTgccccacgcacacacacctacactgcGTGAGTATAACTAAACACTTCCCAGCACATTCATCCAGATCACCATAACTCTCTCCCCACGTGTTTCGCCGACTTCTCACCCCTTTCCCTGTAACCTCACGGTGGACCGGATGTTCTTCACCTCTTCCTTCCCTTTCTGGACTGATTAGTTTTGTCATTgtgtgtacaaaaaaaaaaaaaaatcaatatccatcatttaaaaatatccaACGTCTGAAAACCACACTCTGACCTACTTACCTGCCATCCCCAGAGACCTTGGTGAAAGCGAGATGTTGCAGCATGGCAGTTCAAACTGGTGAGAAGAACTTTCACATACGCCCCCCACCCTGCCCCCATCATGTGTTAGAGCCTGGTGGCTCACTGATCCATCATTAGCATCCTTGTGTTGTGCATTGAATGTTGACAGGTTGAGTTAACTGATAGCCATATCCTATGACTTAGTTCTTTCtagcacaaaaaaagaaaatagcaaaTTATACATCCCAATTCAGCTCTGCCTGCGCCTTCTTCCCCGAGGCTAATATGGCTAATTATTGGTGCATTTGGACACTCCTCGTCAACCTGCCGAggttaaaatagtttaaaaagttGCATCTGACAATAacgatttattttttcttccgTTAACTTCTTCTAGTTCAGGTGTTAAATATTTGGTTAATATTGGAAATCTGAGTATtttatgatataaaatgtatttataatatataaaaactgtCACGTTTGTTTTGCTGTGTCTTTACAGGAAGGTGGAGGGTCCACGGGCGCCCAGAGATGAGAGGCGAAGAGCACAGCACAATGAAGGTATGAGCTCGCTGGTGTCACTAGTGTCTTTTTATTTGGTCTTTCCTAGAGATGATTGTTGTAGTCCATAGCTACACAGCTAGTAGCGTGTTGGTGGACATGTAGGGCTGAGAGTTTTCAGTATGaaagttgtacttcctgtttaaaAACGGTgtctgtatttctttctttgcagtggagagaagaagaagagacaagaTTAACAACTGGATTGTCACACTTTCAAAAATCATCCCTGACTGTAGCATAGACAGCAGAACTGGAGCGGTGAGTGTTGTACAGAAATCagctttcaaagtaaaatgtttactAAAAGCCCATTGATCTTTCAAAGCACGTCAAATAGTGGCAGATGTCCTTTTAGATTAGAATAAATCTGCGTCTAAATATCTGTTTTTAGGCTGATATATCCACATTTGGCCTGAAAAGTGTCTGCTTCATGTCTTCACATTTGTATATGCGCATTTTGAAGCTGGTTTACATCCAGACTCATAAACCACTTCCATACATGAATTGGTGCACTTTCTGTGCATTTTGACTCTTCACCTAATGCGTGCTTGTATAACTGATGCTGAAAGTCAGATTGAAACTCCAAGTGTAACCACAGCGatgactcacacacagagtaaaGTTCAGTAAAGACTTCTGTGAGTGACACAGTGGGAGGGGGAAAAAGGTGACGAgtcatatttaacatattttaatatttagctACTTCTTTTTACCGTGGTTGTATACTTACTTTCCCCGCTGTTTCTCAGAGTAAAGGAGGCATCCTGTCCAAAGCGTGTGACTACATCCGAGAGCTGCGTCAGAGTAACCAGCGACTGCAGGAGAGTTACAAAGAGGTGGAGCGAGTCGAGATGGACAACGAGCTGCTTAGACAACAGGTTAACTTCCAATACAAACCTGTTATTGCTTTGTGTTCACTCAGCCTAAACTGCATGTAAATGTCTTAACATTTTATtgcaatataaacaaaaacatttgagatgCAGAGATTGTGAGCATACGGTTGCACATTTTGTCAGGTCAGGTTTTTTCTGACACCCGTCTTGATTTGTCCGATGACATGAACACTGGCAAGTCATTTTATTGGTGAATCTTTCCAATCGCTACATCACACCGCATATTAAATGAACACGGTATAATTCAAACAATCTTGGGAAATATAGGAAAATACAATGTGACAGTATCCTGTACTTTTCAAGGACGGACGTGAGTGAAACTAAGCTCTCTatattgtttcttttctgttctttttctaCATGTGTCTAATTATGTTTCTGAGATTTTTCTAGATTGAGGAGCTGAAGAACGATAATGCGCTGCTTCGGGCTCAGCTACAGCAGCACGGCGTAGAAGTCAATGGAGATGCAACACCACAGTGATTGTGGACTGAACATATGTAAcctcacaaacacaatgtcGCATCCTCCCACCCACCTGAACAATACCAGGAAAGGAATAACAATGAGAGACAATTTCCTGCTGAAATTggaccacacaaacacacagggctCGAGAAGAACACGGAAGGACTGCAAacgcctcctccagctccagctgTTCAAGGCTGAACGCTCTGAAATCTGTTAACTGTGTAGCTAACCGGACCGCTCACCTCTGCTTCAAGGAACCTCTGCACAGCTCCACCACGCTTGCACCAaactttctttttactttaaattatgAATCTTGCCACAGAAAATTTTCTTTTAAtggtttcaccttttttatCATTCTGCAAACTTCTCCTacttcttccctttttttgttgACATTGCTGTGGAAACTACTCAATGTGACATGAATGATAGCTCccatttacttttaatttattaGTGTTTAAGGAATGTGTACACAgaatgaaaaatgtgtgtgtgtgtgtgtgtgtgtgtgtgtgtgtgtgtgtgtgagattgatTTCTTCAATATCTGCCTCTTTACACTGACACTCCAAGCACCAGGCAGAGCTCACAAACTTTATAAACACAATCCAATGtgggtaaataaaataaaaatctatatttcTTTTCTTACAGTCAAAGTAAAAGCCGCTTTGAGGCATGGaggttttattttcagtgcAAGGCCTTAATAGCAGTCTGTTGGAGAATTTAGGTGTTAACATAGCTCAGGTACTTGTGATGGTGCACTGGCAAGTGGTTCCCAGACTCAATGAAGTCTTTACATATAGAGTTTAGATCTCTTGTGTCCCCCATTAGGTGCAATGTACAGATATTGAGAATAAGGAGGTGATTTTCAAAGTGGGAATCATTTTTAATGGGCATTAAAATATTGGTTGATTTGTATGTCGGCTTAATAGGTCACTGGTGTAATGCACTGAAGTAGAGGTTAAGTCTTGGTTTGAGACCGACTGCTGCATTTTTAGTGGAGACCAAAGGTGGCTTTTTTTGCAATCCCTAATTCTCTAAAACGTTGGGAACCTTTACTTCCGACAGACCATAAAACAACCATGGTCCGGGATGTGCTGAGGGTAGTTTGGATGCAAGTGATAATAGTTGTAACTAACCAGCTTTTGTCTACACTGAAAGTCACCACAGCATGGAAATATAACCACTGGCATGACTAATTCTGATACTACAATAAAACAGAAGTGTTTATACCTAAGTGTTGTTTATCGCAGATGTTGTCTTTACGTCTAATCTATTTCTTGTTGCTTGTGAGCAGCTAGCAAGACACTATGGAGTATTTTCTAGctaatgtttttctattttacatacaaacattGTTGACAATTACATATAACATGCTGTTTTACATGAGATTatctcaaatgtgaggaaaaTTTGCtagatatttaaaatataccAGCTAGATCACATTTTTAACCAGATCTTTACATTTGGCGAATGTCAAATGAAACGTGTTTTCTGTTATCTATTTCAATATATAACATTCATATATTGCTGGTTGCATATTATATCTACGTTCTGACACTCAGGCAAAGCTGGTAAAATAAGATAGTGTTATAACCTACCTTCTTTACGTTCATTGTTGGCTGGTGGTGTTATGAAATGACGTTATGAACGCCAcggtattttaattattaaagatTCAATGTTAAAATGTCACATGAACGTTGCGTCGGCTCGTTGCCTGGAGACGAGTACTTGTTGCTATAGCAAACCTGGTCCGGAAGAACCAGCACGCGCCGACTATCTGAACATTCTAGAATTCCGGTGAGTAAAATTCGATGTATAGGACTTTAACATTAGATTTTAAACTTTATCTTTATCTTCTTAGCTTTGTAAACGGCAGCATTAAC
This region of Cottoperca gobio chromosome 11, fCotGob3.1, whole genome shotgun sequence genomic DNA includes:
- the usf2 gene encoding upstream stimulatory factor 2 isoform X2, whose amino-acid sequence is MDMLEQSLDSSASHDKQETEEVVQLQEGEAVGTVEQTAVTITGVPQAAFTDHNVQYQFRTENSGGQVTYRVVQVTDDQLEATADGTGAVSVVSAAAFAGAPQAVAQAVIQNPFSNGGSPGGETVGGETRFAYFPATTVGDGTAVSVQATADPTIAQAGGQFYVMMSPPEVLQTAAPRTIAPRTHTYTAKVEGPRAPRDERRRAQHNEVERRRRDKINNWIVTLSKIIPDCSIDSRTGASKGGILSKACDYIRELRQSNQRLQESYKEVERVEMDNELLRQQIEELKNDNALLRAQLQQHGVEVNGDATPQ
- the usf2 gene encoding upstream stimulatory factor 2 isoform X1, which codes for MDMLEQSLDSSASHDKQETEEVVQLQEGEAVGTVEQTAVTITGVPQAAFTDHNVQYQFRTENSGGQVTYRVVQVTDDQLEATADGTGAVSVVSAAAFAGAPQAVAQAVIQNPFSNGGSPGGETVGGETRFAYFPATTVGDGTAVSVQATADPTIAQAGGQFYVMMSPPEVLQTAAPRTIAPRTHTYTADLGESEMLQHGSSNWKVEGPRAPRDERRRAQHNEVERRRRDKINNWIVTLSKIIPDCSIDSRTGASKGGILSKACDYIRELRQSNQRLQESYKEVERVEMDNELLRQQIEELKNDNALLRAQLQQHGVEVNGDATPQ